In Euphorbia lathyris chromosome 9, ddEupLath1.1, whole genome shotgun sequence, the following are encoded in one genomic region:
- the LOC136205617 gene encoding protein argonaute 4A-like isoform X1 yields the protein MYKRSINLPFGVCVYICENTSVIMESAEEPEALPPPPSVIPPDLVPVQLTSDHVPEAAKKVSKPNRVPMSRRGNGSRGQKIQLICNHFKVGVTCDSGFFYQYSVALYYEDGRPVDAKGVGRKLIDKVHETYGSDLSGKDFAYDGEKSLFTVGSLPQNKMEFTVLLDNVTSNRKNDSNGNGSPENDTKRMKRAFRSKTFKVELTFATKIPMQAIKAALKGQESENSQEAIRVLDIILRQHAAKQGCLLVRQSFFHNDVKNFVNLEGGVLGCRGFHSSFRVTQGGLSLNMDGSTTTIIQPGPLIDFLLANQRVSTPFQLDWSKAKRAMKNLRIKTENNNQEQRITGVSESICREQIFSMRSRGPDNGEVEMVDITVYDYYVTHLGTPLRYSGDFPCINVGKPKRPCYLPIELCSLLPLQRYTKALSVLQRSKLVESSRQKPPEKMRILTDVMKSNNYGTEPLLRSCGISINNQFTKIEGRVLSAPKLKVGNGEDLMPRNGRWSFNHKKFAEPVKIEKWAVVNFSARCDVRTLCRDLARFGEMKGILISPPEHVFEENPQFRQAPPPIRVEKMFAQLQPKFPDGPPRFILCLLPEKKNNILYGPWKKKTLSEFGIFNQCLGTPNKFSEPYLTNVLLKINAKLGGLNSMLANEQARSIPLVSKVPTIIFGMDVSHGSPGHSDAPSVAAVVSSRNWPLLSRYRASVRTQSSKVEMIDNLFKETEGEDAGIVRELLLDFYRSSGQTKPAQIIIFRDGVSESQFNQVLNIELDQIIKACEFLDKSWSPKFTLIVAQKNHHTKFFQAGSPDNVPPGTVIDNGVCHPQINDFYMCAHAGMIGTSRPTHYHVLLDEIGFSPDDLQELVHSLSYVYQKSLSAPSVVAPIRYAHLAASQISQFMKFEDMSETTSSHGHDDITSAGQVPVPELPVLHKTVESSMFFC from the exons atGTACAAGCGATCCATTAATTTGCCGTTtggtgtgtgtgtatatatatgtgaaAATACAAG TGTTATAATGGAATCTGCTGAAGAGCCAGAGGCCTTGCCTCCACCTCCATCTGTGATACCACCTGACTTGGTTCCCGTTCAGCTGACATCAGACCATGTTCCTGAAGCAGCTAAAAAGGTTTCGAAACCAAACCGTGTTCCAATGTCCAGGCGAGGCAATGGTTCTAGAGGACAGAAAATACAACTGATCTGTAACCATTTCAAAGTTGGTGTCACTTGTGACAGTGGCTTCTTTTACCAGTATAGT GTTGCCTTGTATTATGAGGATGGTCGCCCTGTTGATGCAAAGGGCGTCGGAAGAAAACTAATCGATAAAGTTCATGAGACTTATGGCTCAGATCTTTCTGGAAAGGATTTTGCATATGATGGGGAGAAGAGCTTGTTTACAGTTGGTTCCCTTCCACAGAATAAAATGGAATTCACTGTTTTGCTCGATAATGTGACATCAAATAG GAAAAATGATTCTAATGGCAATGGGAGTCCTGAAAACGATACAAAGCGAATGAAGCGAGCATTCCGCTCTAAAACATTTAAAGTGGAACTCACTTTTGCTACCAAAATCCCTATGCAGGCTATTAAAGCCGCTTTGAAAGGTCAAGAGTCGGAAAATTCCCAAGAAGCCATTAGAGTATTGGACATTATTTTGAGGCAGCATGCAGCAAAACA GGGTTGCCTTCTTGTTCGGCAGTCATTCTTTCACAATGATGTTAAGAACTTTGTTaatctggaaggcggcgtattaGGCTGCAGAGGATTTCATTCCAGTTTTAGAGTTACACAAGGCGGACTATCACTTAATATGG ATGGGTCGACTACAACAATTATACAGCCTGGGCCACTGATTGACTTTCTCCTAGCCAATCAGCGAGTATCAACGCCTTTTCAGCTTGACTGGTCGAAG GCTAAACGTGCAATGAAAAATCTGAGAATAAAGACGGAAAACAACAATCAAGAGCAAAGGATCACTGGTGTGAGTGAAAGTATTTGCAGAGAGCAGat CTTCTCAATGAGATCGAGAGGACCAGACAACGGCGAAGTTGAAATGGTTGATATAACAGTTTATGATTATTATGTTACTCATCTAGGAACTCCGTTGCGTTACTCTGGTGATTTTCCATGCATCAATGTGGGCAAGCCTAAAAGGCCTTGTTATCTACCTATTGAG TTGTGTTCACTACTTCCATTGCAACGTTACACAAAGGCACTATCTGTTCTTCAGCGGTCTAAGTTGGTTGAAAGTTCAAGACAAAAGCCTCCGGAAAAGATGAGGATCTTGACTGAT GTAATGAAAAGCAACAACTACGGCACAGAACCTCTGCTGCGATCTTGTGGTATTTCCATCAACAACCAATTCACTAAAATTGAAGGACGTGTTCTATCTGCCCCAAAG TTGAAAGTAGGAAATGGGGAAGATCTCATGCCAAGAAATGGGCGATGGAGCTTTAACCATAAG AAATTTGCCGAACctgttaaaattgaaaaatgggCGGTAGTAAACTTTTCAGCACGCTGTGATGTACGCACTTTGTGCAGAGATTTGGCTcgatttggagaaatgaaggGGATT CTGATAAGTCCCCCAGAACACGTGTTCGAAGAAAATCCTCAATTTCGACAAGCTCCTCCTCCTATTCGAGTTGAGAAGATGTTTGCACAATTGCAGCCAAAATTTCCAGATGGCCCTCCTCGCTTTATTCTGTGTCTTCTTCCTGAGAAGAAAAACAATATTTTATATG GTCCTTGGAAGAAAAAGACACTTTCAGAATTTGGAATTTTCAATCAGTGTCTTGGTACACCTAACAAATTTAGTGAGCCGTATCTTACAAATGTTCTCTTGAAGATAAACGCCAAG CTTGGTGGTTTAAATTCTATGTTGGCCAATGAGCAAGCACGTAGCATTCCTTTGGTGTCAAAAGTTCCTACAATAATATTTGGGATGGACGTATCCCATGGTTCTCCAGGACATTCTGATGCACCATCAGTTGCTGCG GTGGTCAGTTCTAGGAATTGGCCATTGTTATCTCGTTATAGAGCTTCTGTTCGTACTCAGTCATCGAAGGTTGAGATGATTGATAATCTCTTCAAAGAAACAGAAGGTGAAGATGCCGGGATAGTGAG GGAATTATTGTTAGACTTCTATAGGAGTTCTGGTCAAACAAAGCCAGCTCAGATAATCATATTCAG GGATGGAGTCAGTGAATCTCAGTTTAACCAAGTCCTCAACATTGAATTGGATCAAATAATCAAG GCTTGTGAGTTCCTCGACAAAAGCTGGTCGCCAAAGTTCACTCTAATCGTGGCGCAAAAGAACCATCATACCAAATTCTTCCAAGCAGGATCTCCTGACAATGTGCCCCCAG GAACTGTTATAGATAATGGTGTTTGCCACCCCCAGATCAATGATTTCTACATGTGCGCACATGCGGGAATGATA GGAACATCAAGGCCAACACACTATCATGTTCTGTTAGATGAGATCGGCTTTTCACCCGATGATCTACAGGAACTGGTTCATTCCCTGTCCTATGT GTACCAGAAAAGCTTGTCTGCACCTTCAGTAG TTGCGCCTATCCGTTATGCTCACTTGGCTGCGAGTCAGATATCACAGTTCATGAAGTTTGAAGACATGTCTGAGACCACTTCAAGCCATGGCCATGATGATATAACTTCTGCTGGACAAGTCCCTGTACCGGAACTACCGGTGCTGCACAAGACTGTAGAAAGTTCTATGTTTTTCTGCTGA
- the LOC136205617 gene encoding protein argonaute 4-like isoform X3, with translation MYKRSINLPFGVCVYICENTSVIMESAEEPEALPPPPSVIPPDLVPVQLTSDHVPEAAKKVSKPNRVPMSRRGNGSRGQKIQLICNHFKVGVTCDSGFFYQYSVALYYEDGRPVDAKGVGRKLIDKVHETYGSDLSGKDFAYDGEKSLFTVGSLPQNKMEFTVLLDNVTSNRKNDSNGNGSPENDTKRMKRAFRSKTFKVELTFATKIPMQAIKAALKGQESENSQEAIRVLDIILRQHAAKQGCLLVRQSFFHNDVKNFVNLEGGVLGCRGFHSSFRVTQGGLSLNMDGSTTTIIQPGPLIDFLLANQRVSTPFQLDWSKAKRAMKNLRIKTENNNQEQRITGVSESICREQIFSMRSRGPDNGEVEMVDITVYDYYVTHLGTPLRYSGDFPCINVGKPKRPCYLPIELCSLLPLQRYTKALSVLQRSKLVESSRQKPPEKMRILTDVMKSNNYGTEPLLRSCGISINNQFTKIEGRVLSAPKLKVGNGEDLMPRNGRWSFNHKKFAEPVKIEKWAVVNFSARCDVRTLCRDLARFGEMKGILISPPEHVFEENPQFRQAPPPIRVEKMFAQLQPKFPDGPPRFILCLLPEKKNNILYGPWKKKTLSEFGIFNQCLGTPNKFSEPYLTNVLLKINAKLGGLNSMLANEQARSIPLVSKVPTIIFGMDVSHGSPGHSDAPSVAAVVSSRNWPLLSRYRASVRTQSSKVEMIDNLFKETEGEDAGIVRELLLDFYRSSGQTKPAQIIIFRDGVSESQFNQVLNIELDQIIKACEFLDKSWSPKFTLIVAQKNHHTKFFQAGSPDNVPPGTVIDNGVCHPQINDFYMCAHAGMIGTSRPTHYHVLLDEIGFSPDDLQELVHSLSYVYQKSLSAPSVVAPIHYAHVAVSQTSQP, from the exons atGTACAAGCGATCCATTAATTTGCCGTTtggtgtgtgtgtatatatatgtgaaAATACAAG TGTTATAATGGAATCTGCTGAAGAGCCAGAGGCCTTGCCTCCACCTCCATCTGTGATACCACCTGACTTGGTTCCCGTTCAGCTGACATCAGACCATGTTCCTGAAGCAGCTAAAAAGGTTTCGAAACCAAACCGTGTTCCAATGTCCAGGCGAGGCAATGGTTCTAGAGGACAGAAAATACAACTGATCTGTAACCATTTCAAAGTTGGTGTCACTTGTGACAGTGGCTTCTTTTACCAGTATAGT GTTGCCTTGTATTATGAGGATGGTCGCCCTGTTGATGCAAAGGGCGTCGGAAGAAAACTAATCGATAAAGTTCATGAGACTTATGGCTCAGATCTTTCTGGAAAGGATTTTGCATATGATGGGGAGAAGAGCTTGTTTACAGTTGGTTCCCTTCCACAGAATAAAATGGAATTCACTGTTTTGCTCGATAATGTGACATCAAATAG GAAAAATGATTCTAATGGCAATGGGAGTCCTGAAAACGATACAAAGCGAATGAAGCGAGCATTCCGCTCTAAAACATTTAAAGTGGAACTCACTTTTGCTACCAAAATCCCTATGCAGGCTATTAAAGCCGCTTTGAAAGGTCAAGAGTCGGAAAATTCCCAAGAAGCCATTAGAGTATTGGACATTATTTTGAGGCAGCATGCAGCAAAACA GGGTTGCCTTCTTGTTCGGCAGTCATTCTTTCACAATGATGTTAAGAACTTTGTTaatctggaaggcggcgtattaGGCTGCAGAGGATTTCATTCCAGTTTTAGAGTTACACAAGGCGGACTATCACTTAATATGG ATGGGTCGACTACAACAATTATACAGCCTGGGCCACTGATTGACTTTCTCCTAGCCAATCAGCGAGTATCAACGCCTTTTCAGCTTGACTGGTCGAAG GCTAAACGTGCAATGAAAAATCTGAGAATAAAGACGGAAAACAACAATCAAGAGCAAAGGATCACTGGTGTGAGTGAAAGTATTTGCAGAGAGCAGat CTTCTCAATGAGATCGAGAGGACCAGACAACGGCGAAGTTGAAATGGTTGATATAACAGTTTATGATTATTATGTTACTCATCTAGGAACTCCGTTGCGTTACTCTGGTGATTTTCCATGCATCAATGTGGGCAAGCCTAAAAGGCCTTGTTATCTACCTATTGAG TTGTGTTCACTACTTCCATTGCAACGTTACACAAAGGCACTATCTGTTCTTCAGCGGTCTAAGTTGGTTGAAAGTTCAAGACAAAAGCCTCCGGAAAAGATGAGGATCTTGACTGAT GTAATGAAAAGCAACAACTACGGCACAGAACCTCTGCTGCGATCTTGTGGTATTTCCATCAACAACCAATTCACTAAAATTGAAGGACGTGTTCTATCTGCCCCAAAG TTGAAAGTAGGAAATGGGGAAGATCTCATGCCAAGAAATGGGCGATGGAGCTTTAACCATAAG AAATTTGCCGAACctgttaaaattgaaaaatgggCGGTAGTAAACTTTTCAGCACGCTGTGATGTACGCACTTTGTGCAGAGATTTGGCTcgatttggagaaatgaaggGGATT CTGATAAGTCCCCCAGAACACGTGTTCGAAGAAAATCCTCAATTTCGACAAGCTCCTCCTCCTATTCGAGTTGAGAAGATGTTTGCACAATTGCAGCCAAAATTTCCAGATGGCCCTCCTCGCTTTATTCTGTGTCTTCTTCCTGAGAAGAAAAACAATATTTTATATG GTCCTTGGAAGAAAAAGACACTTTCAGAATTTGGAATTTTCAATCAGTGTCTTGGTACACCTAACAAATTTAGTGAGCCGTATCTTACAAATGTTCTCTTGAAGATAAACGCCAAG CTTGGTGGTTTAAATTCTATGTTGGCCAATGAGCAAGCACGTAGCATTCCTTTGGTGTCAAAAGTTCCTACAATAATATTTGGGATGGACGTATCCCATGGTTCTCCAGGACATTCTGATGCACCATCAGTTGCTGCG GTGGTCAGTTCTAGGAATTGGCCATTGTTATCTCGTTATAGAGCTTCTGTTCGTACTCAGTCATCGAAGGTTGAGATGATTGATAATCTCTTCAAAGAAACAGAAGGTGAAGATGCCGGGATAGTGAG GGAATTATTGTTAGACTTCTATAGGAGTTCTGGTCAAACAAAGCCAGCTCAGATAATCATATTCAG GGATGGAGTCAGTGAATCTCAGTTTAACCAAGTCCTCAACATTGAATTGGATCAAATAATCAAG GCTTGTGAGTTCCTCGACAAAAGCTGGTCGCCAAAGTTCACTCTAATCGTGGCGCAAAAGAACCATCATACCAAATTCTTCCAAGCAGGATCTCCTGACAATGTGCCCCCAG GAACTGTTATAGATAATGGTGTTTGCCACCCCCAGATCAATGATTTCTACATGTGCGCACATGCGGGAATGATA GGAACATCAAGGCCAACACACTATCATGTTCTGTTAGATGAGATCGGCTTTTCACCCGATGATCTACAGGAACTGGTTCATTCCCTGTCCTATGT GTACCAGAAAAGCTTGTCTGCACCTTCAGTAG TTGCGCCTATCCATTATGCTCACGTCGCTGTGAGTCAGACATCGCAGCCGTGA
- the LOC136205617 gene encoding protein argonaute 4A-like isoform X2 encodes MESAEEPEALPPPPSVIPPDLVPVQLTSDHVPEAAKKVSKPNRVPMSRRGNGSRGQKIQLICNHFKVGVTCDSGFFYQYSVALYYEDGRPVDAKGVGRKLIDKVHETYGSDLSGKDFAYDGEKSLFTVGSLPQNKMEFTVLLDNVTSNRKNDSNGNGSPENDTKRMKRAFRSKTFKVELTFATKIPMQAIKAALKGQESENSQEAIRVLDIILRQHAAKQGCLLVRQSFFHNDVKNFVNLEGGVLGCRGFHSSFRVTQGGLSLNMDGSTTTIIQPGPLIDFLLANQRVSTPFQLDWSKAKRAMKNLRIKTENNNQEQRITGVSESICREQIFSMRSRGPDNGEVEMVDITVYDYYVTHLGTPLRYSGDFPCINVGKPKRPCYLPIELCSLLPLQRYTKALSVLQRSKLVESSRQKPPEKMRILTDVMKSNNYGTEPLLRSCGISINNQFTKIEGRVLSAPKLKVGNGEDLMPRNGRWSFNHKKFAEPVKIEKWAVVNFSARCDVRTLCRDLARFGEMKGILISPPEHVFEENPQFRQAPPPIRVEKMFAQLQPKFPDGPPRFILCLLPEKKNNILYGPWKKKTLSEFGIFNQCLGTPNKFSEPYLTNVLLKINAKLGGLNSMLANEQARSIPLVSKVPTIIFGMDVSHGSPGHSDAPSVAAVVSSRNWPLLSRYRASVRTQSSKVEMIDNLFKETEGEDAGIVRELLLDFYRSSGQTKPAQIIIFRDGVSESQFNQVLNIELDQIIKACEFLDKSWSPKFTLIVAQKNHHTKFFQAGSPDNVPPGTVIDNGVCHPQINDFYMCAHAGMIGTSRPTHYHVLLDEIGFSPDDLQELVHSLSYVYQKSLSAPSVVAPIRYAHLAASQISQFMKFEDMSETTSSHGHDDITSAGQVPVPELPVLHKTVESSMFFC; translated from the exons ATGGAATCTGCTGAAGAGCCAGAGGCCTTGCCTCCACCTCCATCTGTGATACCACCTGACTTGGTTCCCGTTCAGCTGACATCAGACCATGTTCCTGAAGCAGCTAAAAAGGTTTCGAAACCAAACCGTGTTCCAATGTCCAGGCGAGGCAATGGTTCTAGAGGACAGAAAATACAACTGATCTGTAACCATTTCAAAGTTGGTGTCACTTGTGACAGTGGCTTCTTTTACCAGTATAGT GTTGCCTTGTATTATGAGGATGGTCGCCCTGTTGATGCAAAGGGCGTCGGAAGAAAACTAATCGATAAAGTTCATGAGACTTATGGCTCAGATCTTTCTGGAAAGGATTTTGCATATGATGGGGAGAAGAGCTTGTTTACAGTTGGTTCCCTTCCACAGAATAAAATGGAATTCACTGTTTTGCTCGATAATGTGACATCAAATAG GAAAAATGATTCTAATGGCAATGGGAGTCCTGAAAACGATACAAAGCGAATGAAGCGAGCATTCCGCTCTAAAACATTTAAAGTGGAACTCACTTTTGCTACCAAAATCCCTATGCAGGCTATTAAAGCCGCTTTGAAAGGTCAAGAGTCGGAAAATTCCCAAGAAGCCATTAGAGTATTGGACATTATTTTGAGGCAGCATGCAGCAAAACA GGGTTGCCTTCTTGTTCGGCAGTCATTCTTTCACAATGATGTTAAGAACTTTGTTaatctggaaggcggcgtattaGGCTGCAGAGGATTTCATTCCAGTTTTAGAGTTACACAAGGCGGACTATCACTTAATATGG ATGGGTCGACTACAACAATTATACAGCCTGGGCCACTGATTGACTTTCTCCTAGCCAATCAGCGAGTATCAACGCCTTTTCAGCTTGACTGGTCGAAG GCTAAACGTGCAATGAAAAATCTGAGAATAAAGACGGAAAACAACAATCAAGAGCAAAGGATCACTGGTGTGAGTGAAAGTATTTGCAGAGAGCAGat CTTCTCAATGAGATCGAGAGGACCAGACAACGGCGAAGTTGAAATGGTTGATATAACAGTTTATGATTATTATGTTACTCATCTAGGAACTCCGTTGCGTTACTCTGGTGATTTTCCATGCATCAATGTGGGCAAGCCTAAAAGGCCTTGTTATCTACCTATTGAG TTGTGTTCACTACTTCCATTGCAACGTTACACAAAGGCACTATCTGTTCTTCAGCGGTCTAAGTTGGTTGAAAGTTCAAGACAAAAGCCTCCGGAAAAGATGAGGATCTTGACTGAT GTAATGAAAAGCAACAACTACGGCACAGAACCTCTGCTGCGATCTTGTGGTATTTCCATCAACAACCAATTCACTAAAATTGAAGGACGTGTTCTATCTGCCCCAAAG TTGAAAGTAGGAAATGGGGAAGATCTCATGCCAAGAAATGGGCGATGGAGCTTTAACCATAAG AAATTTGCCGAACctgttaaaattgaaaaatgggCGGTAGTAAACTTTTCAGCACGCTGTGATGTACGCACTTTGTGCAGAGATTTGGCTcgatttggagaaatgaaggGGATT CTGATAAGTCCCCCAGAACACGTGTTCGAAGAAAATCCTCAATTTCGACAAGCTCCTCCTCCTATTCGAGTTGAGAAGATGTTTGCACAATTGCAGCCAAAATTTCCAGATGGCCCTCCTCGCTTTATTCTGTGTCTTCTTCCTGAGAAGAAAAACAATATTTTATATG GTCCTTGGAAGAAAAAGACACTTTCAGAATTTGGAATTTTCAATCAGTGTCTTGGTACACCTAACAAATTTAGTGAGCCGTATCTTACAAATGTTCTCTTGAAGATAAACGCCAAG CTTGGTGGTTTAAATTCTATGTTGGCCAATGAGCAAGCACGTAGCATTCCTTTGGTGTCAAAAGTTCCTACAATAATATTTGGGATGGACGTATCCCATGGTTCTCCAGGACATTCTGATGCACCATCAGTTGCTGCG GTGGTCAGTTCTAGGAATTGGCCATTGTTATCTCGTTATAGAGCTTCTGTTCGTACTCAGTCATCGAAGGTTGAGATGATTGATAATCTCTTCAAAGAAACAGAAGGTGAAGATGCCGGGATAGTGAG GGAATTATTGTTAGACTTCTATAGGAGTTCTGGTCAAACAAAGCCAGCTCAGATAATCATATTCAG GGATGGAGTCAGTGAATCTCAGTTTAACCAAGTCCTCAACATTGAATTGGATCAAATAATCAAG GCTTGTGAGTTCCTCGACAAAAGCTGGTCGCCAAAGTTCACTCTAATCGTGGCGCAAAAGAACCATCATACCAAATTCTTCCAAGCAGGATCTCCTGACAATGTGCCCCCAG GAACTGTTATAGATAATGGTGTTTGCCACCCCCAGATCAATGATTTCTACATGTGCGCACATGCGGGAATGATA GGAACATCAAGGCCAACACACTATCATGTTCTGTTAGATGAGATCGGCTTTTCACCCGATGATCTACAGGAACTGGTTCATTCCCTGTCCTATGT GTACCAGAAAAGCTTGTCTGCACCTTCAGTAG TTGCGCCTATCCGTTATGCTCACTTGGCTGCGAGTCAGATATCACAGTTCATGAAGTTTGAAGACATGTCTGAGACCACTTCAAGCCATGGCCATGATGATATAACTTCTGCTGGACAAGTCCCTGTACCGGAACTACCGGTGCTGCACAAGACTGTAGAAAGTTCTATGTTTTTCTGCTGA